In a genomic window of Hyphomonas sp.:
- the cmk gene encoding (d)CMP kinase, which translates to MIIAIDGTTASGKGTIAKRLSAHYGLPHMDTGRLYRATGVAALRAGATLSDAAAVATIARQLDLAEFDEADLRTAEAGKAASVVAAIPEVRQALFELQRAFATQPIGALLDGRDIGTVIAPEADAKLWVDARVEVRGERRWKELQGQGSDLSLDEVIEQLRVRDQRDQSRKDAPAEMAADAVLIDTSDLTIEAAVEKAIAAVEAAIARGNRT; encoded by the coding sequence ATGATTATTGCGATTGATGGAACCACCGCGTCGGGCAAGGGCACGATCGCGAAACGGCTGTCGGCCCATTACGGCCTGCCGCACATGGATACGGGCCGGCTGTATCGCGCCACGGGTGTTGCGGCGCTCCGTGCTGGGGCCACTCTGTCAGATGCGGCCGCGGTGGCGACGATCGCGCGCCAGCTGGACCTGGCCGAATTCGACGAAGCGGATTTGCGTACGGCCGAGGCAGGCAAGGCCGCGAGTGTCGTGGCGGCCATCCCCGAAGTGCGGCAGGCCCTGTTCGAATTGCAGAGGGCCTTCGCAACCCAGCCGATTGGTGCGTTGCTGGACGGCCGGGACATCGGCACGGTGATCGCGCCGGAAGCGGACGCCAAGCTCTGGGTGGATGCCCGGGTCGAGGTGCGCGGGGAGCGTCGCTGGAAGGAATTGCAGGGGCAGGGCAGCGACCTGTCGCTGGACGAGGTGATCGAACAATTGCGCGTCAGGGACCAGCGGGACCAGTCGCGCAAGGATGCGCCCGCCGAAATGGCCGCAGATGCTGTCTTGATCGATACGAGCGACCTGACTATAGAGGCCGCAGTGGAAAAGGCGATTGCCGCTGTCGAGGCAGCGATCGCCCGTGGAAACCGCACCTGA
- a CDS encoding integration host factor subunit beta translates to MLKSELIAKLAVEYSHLRQEDLERVVNVILDEIGSALARGDRVELRGFGAFSVRQRDARKGRNPRTGESVDVPAKSVPFFKAGKELRARVNGGVDPEAR, encoded by the coding sequence ATGCTGAAGTCGGAATTGATCGCAAAACTCGCTGTGGAATACAGCCACCTGCGCCAGGAAGACCTGGAACGGGTGGTCAATGTCATTCTGGACGAGATCGGCTCTGCGTTAGCGCGGGGCGACCGTGTTGAATTGCGCGGATTCGGAGCATTCTCCGTCCGGCAGCGCGATGCGCGCAAGGGGCGCAATCCCCGTACCGGCGAATCCGTGGATGTGCCGGCGAAATCAGTGCCGTTCTTCAAGGCCGGCAAGGAATTGCGCGCCCGCGTGAATGGCGGCGTGGACCCGGAAGCCCGCTGA
- the mscL gene encoding large conductance mechanosensitive channel protein MscL, giving the protein MLKEFKEFAMKGNLVDMAVGFVMGGAFATVVTAFIQGVFLPLLAPIMGGLDLSALTYTVSPAELNEAGEVVKEAAVVELGNFISAIISFLIVAFVMFMIIKGMNNMKKKEEETAPAAPPRQEVLLEEIRNLLAKQS; this is encoded by the coding sequence ATGCTCAAGGAATTCAAAGAGTTTGCCATGAAGGGCAATCTGGTGGACATGGCCGTTGGCTTTGTCATGGGGGGCGCATTCGCCACGGTTGTCACGGCCTTCATCCAGGGCGTGTTCCTGCCACTTCTGGCGCCGATCATGGGCGGTCTCGACCTGTCGGCCCTGACCTACACGGTCTCGCCGGCCGAGCTGAACGAAGCCGGAGAAGTGGTCAAGGAAGCGGCCGTTGTCGAACTCGGCAACTTCATCTCCGCCATCATTTCCTTCCTGATCGTTGCTTTTGTCATGTTCATGATTATCAAGGGCATGAACAACATGAAGAAAAAGGAAGAAGAAACGGCTCCGGCGGCACCGCCGCGCCAGGAAGTTCTTCTGGAAGAAATTCGCAACCTGCTGGCCAAGCAAAGCTGA
- a CDS encoding NADH:flavin oxidoreductase: MTDLTSPLTFAHGPALKNRFVLAPLTNQQSHADGRLSEDEIHWLSKRAEGGFGLTMTAAAQIDPHGIGFPGQLGCFDDAQLPGLLELAAKINAEGSHSVVQLHHAGMRTPHDLIEGKPVCPSDNEEFGARAMTLAEVEQVRDDFIAAAVRCEAAGFHGVEVHGAHGYLLCQFLSAEINTRDDRYGGSLENRARLTFEIVDGIRAACGPDFSLGLRLSPERFGMDLGEVREVARRVMAEGRIDYLDMSLWDVFKTPVDEAYQDRRLVDWFTDLPRGDVKLGAAGKLLTGAKCHEAMRAGLDFVVIGRGAILHHDFPNKVAADPDFEPAALPVSRAHLAQEGLGEAFIDYMSGWKGFVEAA, translated from the coding sequence ATGACAGATTTGACCTCCCCCCTGACTTTCGCGCACGGCCCGGCCCTGAAGAACCGGTTCGTGCTGGCCCCCCTGACCAATCAGCAGAGCCATGCCGACGGGCGGCTCAGCGAGGATGAGATCCATTGGCTGTCCAAACGCGCAGAAGGCGGCTTCGGCCTGACCATGACGGCGGCCGCCCAGATTGATCCGCACGGAATCGGGTTTCCGGGCCAGCTGGGATGTTTTGATGACGCCCAGCTGCCGGGCCTGCTCGAACTGGCGGCGAAGATCAATGCCGAGGGCAGCCATTCGGTCGTGCAGCTGCATCATGCCGGCATGCGCACACCGCACGATCTCATCGAGGGCAAGCCGGTCTGCCCGTCCGACAATGAGGAATTCGGCGCACGCGCCATGACGCTGGCGGAGGTCGAACAGGTGCGGGACGATTTCATCGCCGCAGCGGTGCGGTGCGAAGCCGCCGGGTTCCACGGTGTGGAAGTGCATGGCGCGCATGGCTATCTGCTGTGCCAGTTTCTCAGCGCAGAGATAAACACCCGCGACGACCGCTATGGTGGAAGTCTCGAGAACCGTGCCCGCCTGACCTTCGAGATCGTTGACGGAATCCGTGCGGCTTGCGGGCCGGATTTCTCGCTTGGCCTGCGCCTGTCGCCGGAACGCTTCGGCATGGATCTGGGTGAGGTGCGCGAGGTTGCCCGCCGCGTCATGGCGGAAGGCCGCATCGATTATCTCGACATGTCCCTGTGGGACGTCTTCAAGACGCCGGTGGACGAAGCCTATCAGGACCGGCGCCTGGTTGACTGGTTCACCGACCTGCCGCGCGGGGACGTGAAGCTGGGGGCTGCCGGCAAGCTGCTGACCGGTGCAAAATGTCATGAAGCGATGCGTGCGGGCCTCGATTTCGTGGTGATCGGGCGCGGCGCCATTCTGCATCATGATTTCCCGAACAAGGTGGCGGCGGATCCGGATTTCGAACCGGCAGCGCTGCCGGTGTCGCGGGCGCACCTGGCGCAGGAAGGCCTCGGCGAAGCGTTCATCGACTATATGAGCGGCTGGAAAGGCTTCGTGGAGGCGGCCTGA